A genomic stretch from Canis lupus baileyi chromosome 3, mCanLup2.hap1, whole genome shotgun sequence includes:
- the FOXR1 gene encoding forkhead box protein R1 isoform X3 has translation MGNESFLAFTTAHLPLAEQNLARYRLRIVEPPKVPVEEAPSPDDDGPALEPNLWMWVNPNIVFPPGKLEVPESPKWEDLPSTLPFAQPPLKEEDFTNSSETTAVESLPSSSEQSPPRKRKRVASSPSTWELTEEEEAEDQDDSSSVALPSPYKRAPLQSRRLRQANSQEGRLWSRPPLNYFHLIALALRNSSPCGLNVQQIYSFTRQHFPFFRTAPEGWKNTVRHNLCFRDSFEKVPVSMQSGVSPRPRSCLWKLTEEGHRRFTEEARALASTRLQSIQQCMSQPDVMPFLFDL, from the exons ATGGGCAATGAGTCCTTCCTGGCCTTCACCACGGCGCACCTGCCCCTGGCCGAGCAGAACC TTGCCAGATACAGACTCCGAATAGTTGAGCCACCAAAAGTGCCTGTGGAAGAAGCACCCAGCCCTGATGATGATG GCCCAGCTCTTGAGCCCAACCTGTGGATGTGGGTAAACCCCAATATCGTGTTTCCCCCTGGAAAGCTGGAGGTCCCAGAATCTCCCAAGTGGGAGGATCTGCCGAGCACGCTTCCCTTCGCTCAGCCACCCCTGAAAGAGGAAGACTTCACCAACAGCTCTGAGACCACAGCAGTGGAGTCGCTGCCTTCCTCCAGCGAGCAGTCTCCTCCTCGGAAGCGGAAGCGGGTGGCTTCTTCCCCCAGCACCTGGGAG CtcacagaagaggaggaggctgAGGACCAGGATGACAGCTCCTCTGTGGCCCTCCCGTCCCCTTACAAAAGGGCCCCCCTCCAGAGTCGGAGGCTCCGGCAAGCCAACAGCCAGGAGGGGAGGCTCTGGTCCCGGCCCCCCCTCAATTACTTCCACCTAATTGCACTGGCATTAAGAAACAGTTCCCCCTGTGGCCTCAACGTGCAACAGATCTACAGTTTCACTCG ACAACATTTCCCCTTTTTCCGGACGGCCCCGGAAGGCTGGAAGAATACCGTCCGCCACAACCTCTGCTTCCGAGACAGCTTTGAGAAGGTGCCAGTCAGCATGCAGAGTGGGGTGAGCCCGCGGCCCCGCTCCTGCCTCTGGAAGCTGACTGAGGAGGGACACCGCCGCTTTACCGAGGAGGCCCGTGCCCTGGCCTCCACCCGCCTGCAAAGTATCCAGCAGTGCATGAGCCAACCGG atgtGATGCCCTTCCTCTTCGACCTTTAA
- the FOXR1 gene encoding forkhead box protein R1 isoform X1, with the protein MRWLRRPFARYRLRIVEPPKVPVEEAPSPDDDGPALEPNLWMWVNPNIVFPPGKLEVPESPKWEDLPSTLPFAQPPLKEEDFTNSSETTAVESLPSSSEQSPPRKRKRVASSPSTWELTEEEEAEDQDDSSSVALPSPYKRAPLQSRRLRQANSQEGRLWSRPPLNYFHLIALALRNSSPCGLNVQQIYSFTRQHFPFFRTAPEGWKNTVRHNLCFRDSFEKVPVSMQSGVSPRPRSCLWKLTEEGHRRFTEEARALASTRLQSIQQCMSQPDVMPFLFDL; encoded by the exons ATGAGATGGCTCAGGAGACCGT TTGCCAGATACAGACTCCGAATAGTTGAGCCACCAAAAGTGCCTGTGGAAGAAGCACCCAGCCCTGATGATGATG GCCCAGCTCTTGAGCCCAACCTGTGGATGTGGGTAAACCCCAATATCGTGTTTCCCCCTGGAAAGCTGGAGGTCCCAGAATCTCCCAAGTGGGAGGATCTGCCGAGCACGCTTCCCTTCGCTCAGCCACCCCTGAAAGAGGAAGACTTCACCAACAGCTCTGAGACCACAGCAGTGGAGTCGCTGCCTTCCTCCAGCGAGCAGTCTCCTCCTCGGAAGCGGAAGCGGGTGGCTTCTTCCCCCAGCACCTGGGAG CtcacagaagaggaggaggctgAGGACCAGGATGACAGCTCCTCTGTGGCCCTCCCGTCCCCTTACAAAAGGGCCCCCCTCCAGAGTCGGAGGCTCCGGCAAGCCAACAGCCAGGAGGGGAGGCTCTGGTCCCGGCCCCCCCTCAATTACTTCCACCTAATTGCACTGGCATTAAGAAACAGTTCCCCCTGTGGCCTCAACGTGCAACAGATCTACAGTTTCACTCG ACAACATTTCCCCTTTTTCCGGACGGCCCCGGAAGGCTGGAAGAATACCGTCCGCCACAACCTCTGCTTCCGAGACAGCTTTGAGAAGGTGCCAGTCAGCATGCAGAGTGGGGTGAGCCCGCGGCCCCGCTCCTGCCTCTGGAAGCTGACTGAGGAGGGACACCGCCGCTTTACCGAGGAGGCCCGTGCCCTGGCCTCCACCCGCCTGCAAAGTATCCAGCAGTGCATGAGCCAACCGG atgtGATGCCCTTCCTCTTCGACCTTTAA
- the FOXR1 gene encoding forkhead box protein R1 isoform X2 codes for MWVNPNIVFPPGKLEVPESPKWEDLPSTLPFAQPPLKEEDFTNSSETTAVESLPSSSEQSPPRKRKRVASSPSTWELTEEEEAEDQDDSSSVALPSPYKRAPLQSRRLRQANSQEGRLWSRPPLNYFHLIALALRNSSPCGLNVQQIYSFTRQHFPFFRTAPEGWKNTVRHNLCFRDSFEKVPVSMQSGVSPRPRSCLWKLTEEGHRRFTEEARALASTRLQSIQQCMSQPDVMPFLFDL; via the exons ATGTGGGTAAACCCCAATATCGTGTTTCCCCCTGGAAAGCTGGAGGTCCCAGAATCTCCCAAGTGGGAGGATCTGCCGAGCACGCTTCCCTTCGCTCAGCCACCCCTGAAAGAGGAAGACTTCACCAACAGCTCTGAGACCACAGCAGTGGAGTCGCTGCCTTCCTCCAGCGAGCAGTCTCCTCCTCGGAAGCGGAAGCGGGTGGCTTCTTCCCCCAGCACCTGGGAG CtcacagaagaggaggaggctgAGGACCAGGATGACAGCTCCTCTGTGGCCCTCCCGTCCCCTTACAAAAGGGCCCCCCTCCAGAGTCGGAGGCTCCGGCAAGCCAACAGCCAGGAGGGGAGGCTCTGGTCCCGGCCCCCCCTCAATTACTTCCACCTAATTGCACTGGCATTAAGAAACAGTTCCCCCTGTGGCCTCAACGTGCAACAGATCTACAGTTTCACTCG ACAACATTTCCCCTTTTTCCGGACGGCCCCGGAAGGCTGGAAGAATACCGTCCGCCACAACCTCTGCTTCCGAGACAGCTTTGAGAAGGTGCCAGTCAGCATGCAGAGTGGGGTGAGCCCGCGGCCCCGCTCCTGCCTCTGGAAGCTGACTGAGGAGGGACACCGCCGCTTTACCGAGGAGGCCCGTGCCCTGGCCTCCACCCGCCTGCAAAGTATCCAGCAGTGCATGAGCCAACCGG atgtGATGCCCTTCCTCTTCGACCTTTAA
- the CENATAC gene encoding centrosomal AT-AC splicing factor isoform X2, whose amino-acid sequence MAPAQRCPLCRQTFFCGRGHVYSRKHQRQLKAALERLLPQVEAARKAIRAAQVERYVPEHERRCWCLCCGCEVRKHLSHGNLTVLHGGLLEHLASPEHKKATNRFWWENKAEFQLKEKFLISPQDYARFKKSMVKGLDTYEEKEDEVIKEMAAQIREVEHSRQELVQSVLEPQAVPDPEEGSSALGSWKGTNSLVASTSQQPSYLDLPPTPELDWMETGQPLTFIGHQISRTVELLSPLSSLTSSVSRPSLLAGCKMASVTFWMFLFPLHSCPKQKATASPAVLYTCIF is encoded by the exons ATGGCGCCGGCGCAGCGATGCCCGCTGTGCCGCCAGACCTTCTTCTGTGGTCGCGGACACGTCTACAGTCGCAAGCACCAGCGGCAGCTGAAGGCGGCTTTGGAGCGGCTCCTGCCCCAG GTGGAGGCCGCCCGCAAGGCCATCCGCGCCGCTCAGGTGGAGCGTTACGTGCCGGAGCACGAGCGGCGCTGCTGGTGCCTGTGCTGCGGCTGCGAGGTGCGGAAACACCTGAGCCACGGAAACCTGACCGTGCTGCACGGGGGGCTGCTGGAGCATCTGGCCAG CCCAGAGCACAAGAAAGCAACCAACAGATTCTGGTGGGAGAACAAGGCAGAGTTCCAATTGAAAGAGAAGTTTCTGATCTCCCCCCAGGACTATGCACG attcaaGAAATCCATGGTGAAAGGTTTGGATACCTATGAGGAAAAAGAGGATGAGGTGATCAAAGAG ATGGCAGCTCAGATTCGAGAGGTGGAACACAGCCGGCAGGAGCTGGTTCAGTCTGTCTTAGAG CCTCAGGCAGTGCCAGACCCAGAAGAAGGCTCTTCAGCACTGGGAAGCTGGAAAGGGACCAACAG tCTAGTGGCCTCCACCTCACAGCAGCCCTCCTACTTGGACCTGCCACCCACCCCAGAGCTTGATTGGATGGAGACAGGACAACCTTTGACATTCATTGGCCATCAG ATTTCCAGAACTGTAGAGTTATTGTCTCCTCTTTCATCTCTTACATCGTCTGTGAGTAGACCTAGTTTACTTGCTGGCTGTAAGATGGCCTCTGTTACGTTTTGGATGTTTCTGTTCCCCCTGCATTCCTGTCCTAAACAGAAAGCCACTGCCTCACCTGCTGTCTTGTACACGTGCATCTTCTGA
- the CENATAC gene encoding centrosomal AT-AC splicing factor isoform X1 translates to MAPAQRCPLCRQTFFCGRGHVYSRKHQRQLKAALERLLPQVEAARKAIRAAQVERYVPEHERRCWCLCCGCEVRKHLSHGNLTVLHGGLLEHLASPEHKKATNRFWWENKAEFQLKEKFLISPQDYARFKKSMVKGLDTYEEKEDEVIKEMAAQIREVEHSRQELVQSVLEPQAVPDPEEGSSALGSWKGTNSLVASTSQQPSYLDLPPTPELDWMETGQPLTFIGHQDTPGIGNIHSGATPPWMVQDEEYSSVNQQIGPSYEEFLKEKEKQKLKKLPPDRVGANFDHSSSTSVGWLPSFGRVWNNGRRWQSRHQFKTEAAARNKQSCKEKKPIIS, encoded by the exons ATGGCGCCGGCGCAGCGATGCCCGCTGTGCCGCCAGACCTTCTTCTGTGGTCGCGGACACGTCTACAGTCGCAAGCACCAGCGGCAGCTGAAGGCGGCTTTGGAGCGGCTCCTGCCCCAG GTGGAGGCCGCCCGCAAGGCCATCCGCGCCGCTCAGGTGGAGCGTTACGTGCCGGAGCACGAGCGGCGCTGCTGGTGCCTGTGCTGCGGCTGCGAGGTGCGGAAACACCTGAGCCACGGAAACCTGACCGTGCTGCACGGGGGGCTGCTGGAGCATCTGGCCAG CCCAGAGCACAAGAAAGCAACCAACAGATTCTGGTGGGAGAACAAGGCAGAGTTCCAATTGAAAGAGAAGTTTCTGATCTCCCCCCAGGACTATGCACG attcaaGAAATCCATGGTGAAAGGTTTGGATACCTATGAGGAAAAAGAGGATGAGGTGATCAAAGAG ATGGCAGCTCAGATTCGAGAGGTGGAACACAGCCGGCAGGAGCTGGTTCAGTCTGTCTTAGAG CCTCAGGCAGTGCCAGACCCAGAAGAAGGCTCTTCAGCACTGGGAAGCTGGAAAGGGACCAACAG tCTAGTGGCCTCCACCTCACAGCAGCCCTCCTACTTGGACCTGCCACCCACCCCAGAGCTTGATTGGATGGAGACAGGACAACCTTTGACATTCATTGGCCATCAG GATACACCAGGAATTGGTAACATCCACTCAG GTGCTACACCTCCCTGGATGGTCCAGGATGAAGAATACAGTTCTGTAAACCAACAAATAGGACCATCCTATGAAGAATTTCTTAAAGAAA aggaaaaacagaaattgaagaaACTCCCCCCAGACAGAGTTGGAGCCAACTTTGATCACAGCTCCAGCACCAGTGTAGGCTGGCTGCCCTCTTTTGGCCGGGTCTGGAATAATGGACGTCGCTGGCAATCCAG ACATCAATTCAAAACGGAAGCTGCAGCAAGGAACAAACAgtcatgtaaagaaaaaaagccaatcatTTCCTGA
- the RPS25 gene encoding small ribosomal subunit protein eS25 yields the protein MPPKDDKKKKDAGKSAKKDKDPVNKSGGKAKKKKWSKGKVRDKLNNLVLFDKATYDKLCKEVPNYKLITPAVVSERLKIRGSLARAALQELLSKGLIKLVSKHRAQVIYTRNTKGGDAPAAGEDA from the exons ATG CCGCCCAAGGAcgacaagaagaagaaagatgcCGGAAAGTCGGCCAAGAAGGACAAAGACCCAGTGAACAAGTCTGGAGGCAAGGCCAAAAAGAAG AAGTGGTCCAAAGGCAAAGTTCGAGACAAGCTCAATAATCTGGTGTTGTTTGACAAAGCGACATATGACAAACTCTGTAAGGAGGTTCCCAACTATAAGCTTATAACTCCAGCTGTTGTCTCTGAGAGACTGAAGATTCGAGGTTCTCTGGCCAGGGCAGCCCTTCAGGAGCTCCTCAGTAAAG gacTTATTAAACTGGTTTCAAAGCACAGAGCTCAAGTAATTTACACCAGAAACACCAAGGGTGGAGATGCCCCAGCTGCCGGTGAAGATGCATGA
- the TRAPPC4 gene encoding trafficking protein particle complex subunit 4, with product MAIFSVYVVNKAGGLIYQLDSYAPRAEAEKTFSYPLDLLLKLHDERVLVAFGQRDGIRVGHAVLAINGVDVNGKYTADGKEVLEYLGNPANYPVSIRFGRPRLTSNEKLMLASMFHSLFAIGSQLSPEQGSSGIEMLETDTFKLHCFQTLTGIKFVVLADPRQAGIDSLLRKIYEIYSDFALKNPFYSLEMPIRCELFDQNLKLALEVAEKAGTFGPGS from the exons ATGGCGATCTTTAGTGTGTATGTGGTGAACAAAGCGGGCGGCCTGATCTACCAGCTGGACAGCTACGCGCCACGGGCCGAGGCTGAGAAGACTTTCAGTTACCCTCTTGATCTGCTGCTCAAGCTGCACGACGAGCGTGTGCTAGTTGCCTTCGGCCAGCGCGACGGCATCCGGG TGGGCCACGCAGTGCTGGCCATCAATGGCGTGGACGTGAACGGCAAGTACACTGCCGATGGGAAAGAGGTGCTGGAGTACCTGGGCAATCCTGCCAACTACCCGGTGTCTATTCGATTCGGCCGACCCCGCCTCACCTCCAATGAGAAGCTTATGCTGGCCTCTATGTTCCACTC GCTGTTCGCAATTGGTTCCCAGCTGTCTCCAGAACAGGGCAGCTCAGGCATTGAGATGCTGGAGACCGACACGTTCAAACTGCACTGCTTCCAGACACTGACAG GGATCAAGTTTGTGGTGCTGGCAGATCCTAGGCAAGCGGGAATAGATTCTCTTCTCCGAAAGATTTATGAGATCTACTCAGACTTTGCCCTTAAGAATCCATTCTACTCCCTGGAAATGCCCATCAG GTGTGAGCTGTTTGACCAGAACCTAAAGTTAGCCCTGGAGGTGGCAGAGAAGGCTGGAACTTTTGGACCTGGATCATAG
- the SLC37A4 gene encoding glucose-6-phosphate exchanger SLC37A4 isoform X1: protein MAAQGYGYYRTVIFSAMFGGYSLYYFNRKTFSFVMPSLVEEIPLDKDDLGLITSSQSAAYAISKFVSGVLSDQMSARWLFSSGLLLVGLVNIVFSWSSLVPVFAALWFLNGLAQGLGWPPCGKILRKWFEPSQFGTWWAILSTSMNLAGGLGPILATILAQSYSWRSTLALSGALCVVVSFLCLLLIHNEPADVGLRNLDPTPSKGKKGSLKDESTLQELLLSPYLWVLSTGYLVVFGVKTCCTDWGQFFLIQEKGQSVLVGSSYMSALEVGGLVGSIAAGYLSDRAMAKAGLSVYGNPRHGLLLLMMAGMTVSMYLFRVTVTSDSPKDVAFWTPALHPLAELTGFTEDELWILVLGAVFGFSSYGPIALFGVIANESAPPNLCGTSHAIVGLMANVGGFLAGLPFSTIAKHYSWSTAFWVAEVICAVSTAAFFLLRNIRTKMGRVPKKAE from the exons ATGGCGGCCCAAGGCTACGGCTATTACCGCACTGTGATCTTCTCGGCCATGTTTGGAGGCTACAGCCTGTACTACTTCAACCGCAAGACCTTCTCCTTTGTCATGCCGTCGTTGGTGGAGGAGATCCCTCTGGACAAGGATGACTTGG GGCTCATCACCAGCAGCCAGTCGGCAGCCTATGCCATCAGCAAGTTTGTGAGCGGGGTGCTATCCGACCAGATGAGCGCTCGCTGGCTCTTCTCTTCCGGGCTGCTCCTGGTTGGCTTGGTCAATATAGTCTTTTCCTGGAGCTCCTTGGTACCTGTCTTTGCTGCTCTGTGGTTCCTCAATGGCCTGGCACAGGGGCTGGGCTGGCCTCCATGCGGGAAGATCCTGCGGAAG TGGTTTGAGCCATCTCAGTTTGGCACCTGGTGGGCCATTCTATCAACCAGCATGAACCTGGCTGGAGGGCTGGGCCCTATCCTGGCAACCATCCTGGCCCAGAGCTATAGCTGGCGCAGCACGCTGGCCCTGTCTGGGGCCCTCTGTGTGGTtgtctccttcctctgtctcctgctcATCCACAATGAACCTGCTGATGTCGGACTCCGAAACCTGGACCCCACCCCCTCCAAGGGCAAGAAAG gctccctgaaggacGAGAGTACATTACAGGAGCTGCTGCTGTCGCCCTACCTGTGGGTGCTCTCCACTGGCTACCTTGTGGTATTCGGTGTAAAGACATGCTGCACTGACTGGGGCCAGTTCTTCCTTATCCAGGAGAAAGGACAGTCCGTCCTCGTGG GTAGCTCCTACATGAGTGCCCTGGAGGTTGGGGGCCTCGTAGGCAGCATCGCAGCTGGCTACCTGTCAGACCGGGCCATGGCAAAG GCAGGGCTGTCCGTGTATGGGAACCCTCGCCATGGCCTGTTGCTGCTCATGATGGCTGGCATGACCGTGTCCATGTACCTCTTCCGGGTCACTGTGACCAGTGACTCCCCCAAG GATGTTGCTTTCTGGACTCCAGCTCTTCACCCTCTTGCTGAGCTCACAGGCTTTACGGAGGATGAG CTCTGGATCCTGGTGTTGGGAGCTGTGTTTGGTTTCTCCTCTTATGGTCCCATTGCCTTGTTCGGAGTCATAGCCAACGAGAGTGCCCCTCCCAACTTGTGCGGCACCTCCCACGCCATTGTAGGACTCATGGCCAATG TGGGCGGTTTTCTGGCTGGGCTGCCCTTCAGCACCATTGCCAAGCACTACAGCTGGAGCACAGCCTTCTGGGTGGCTGAAGTGATCTGTGCAGTCAGCACAGCTGCCTTCTTTCTCCTACGAAACATCCGCACCAAGATGGGCCGGGTGCCCAAGAAGGCCGAGTGA
- the SLC37A4 gene encoding glucose-6-phosphate exchanger SLC37A4 isoform X2, protein MAAQGYGYYRTVIFSAMFGGYSLYYFNRKTFSFVMPSLVEEIPLDKDDLGLITSSQSAAYAISKFVSGVLSDQMSARWLFSSGLLLVGLVNIVFSWSSLVPVFAALWFLNGLAQGLGWPPCGKILRKWFEPSQFGTWWAILSTSMNLAGGLGPILATILAQSYSWRSTLALSGALCVVVSFLCLLLIHNEPADVGLRNLDPTPSKGKKGSLKDESTLQELLLSPYLWVLSTGYLVVFGVKTCCTDWGQFFLIQEKGQSVLVGSSYMSALEVGGLVGSIAAGYLSDRAMAKAGLSVYGNPRHGLLLLMMAGMTVSMYLFRVTVTSDSPKLWILVLGAVFGFSSYGPIALFGVIANESAPPNLCGTSHAIVGLMANVGGFLAGLPFSTIAKHYSWSTAFWVAEVICAVSTAAFFLLRNIRTKMGRVPKKAE, encoded by the exons ATGGCGGCCCAAGGCTACGGCTATTACCGCACTGTGATCTTCTCGGCCATGTTTGGAGGCTACAGCCTGTACTACTTCAACCGCAAGACCTTCTCCTTTGTCATGCCGTCGTTGGTGGAGGAGATCCCTCTGGACAAGGATGACTTGG GGCTCATCACCAGCAGCCAGTCGGCAGCCTATGCCATCAGCAAGTTTGTGAGCGGGGTGCTATCCGACCAGATGAGCGCTCGCTGGCTCTTCTCTTCCGGGCTGCTCCTGGTTGGCTTGGTCAATATAGTCTTTTCCTGGAGCTCCTTGGTACCTGTCTTTGCTGCTCTGTGGTTCCTCAATGGCCTGGCACAGGGGCTGGGCTGGCCTCCATGCGGGAAGATCCTGCGGAAG TGGTTTGAGCCATCTCAGTTTGGCACCTGGTGGGCCATTCTATCAACCAGCATGAACCTGGCTGGAGGGCTGGGCCCTATCCTGGCAACCATCCTGGCCCAGAGCTATAGCTGGCGCAGCACGCTGGCCCTGTCTGGGGCCCTCTGTGTGGTtgtctccttcctctgtctcctgctcATCCACAATGAACCTGCTGATGTCGGACTCCGAAACCTGGACCCCACCCCCTCCAAGGGCAAGAAAG gctccctgaaggacGAGAGTACATTACAGGAGCTGCTGCTGTCGCCCTACCTGTGGGTGCTCTCCACTGGCTACCTTGTGGTATTCGGTGTAAAGACATGCTGCACTGACTGGGGCCAGTTCTTCCTTATCCAGGAGAAAGGACAGTCCGTCCTCGTGG GTAGCTCCTACATGAGTGCCCTGGAGGTTGGGGGCCTCGTAGGCAGCATCGCAGCTGGCTACCTGTCAGACCGGGCCATGGCAAAG GCAGGGCTGTCCGTGTATGGGAACCCTCGCCATGGCCTGTTGCTGCTCATGATGGCTGGCATGACCGTGTCCATGTACCTCTTCCGGGTCACTGTGACCAGTGACTCCCCCAAG CTCTGGATCCTGGTGTTGGGAGCTGTGTTTGGTTTCTCCTCTTATGGTCCCATTGCCTTGTTCGGAGTCATAGCCAACGAGAGTGCCCCTCCCAACTTGTGCGGCACCTCCCACGCCATTGTAGGACTCATGGCCAATG TGGGCGGTTTTCTGGCTGGGCTGCCCTTCAGCACCATTGCCAAGCACTACAGCTGGAGCACAGCCTTCTGGGTGGCTGAAGTGATCTGTGCAGTCAGCACAGCTGCCTTCTTTCTCCTACGAAACATCCGCACCAAGATGGGCCGGGTGCCCAAGAAGGCCGAGTGA